The proteins below are encoded in one region of Kogia breviceps isolate mKogBre1 chromosome 8, mKogBre1 haplotype 1, whole genome shotgun sequence:
- the SIT1 gene encoding signaling threshold-regulating transmembrane adapter 1, which produces MTANSASVPAGLSRSDNCTDLLVPGIPSMTKAWGLWALLGAVTLLLLISLAVHLFQWTSGWSRSHPGQGRPGESAEEVPLYGNLHYLQTGRLSQEPGPDQQDPTLGGPARAAEEVMCYTSLQLRPPQGRIPSPGSPIKYSEVVLDPEPKPQASSPDPELYASVCAQTRRARASFPDQAYANSQPAPS; this is translated from the exons ATGACTGCAAATTCGGCCTCCGTACCAGCAGGTCTGAGCAGAAGTGACAACTGCACGGATCTGCTAGTGCCTG GAATCCCCTCCATGACCAAGGCCTGGGGACTATGGGCCCTCTTAGGGGCTGTGACGCTGCTGCTTCTCATCTCACTGGCTGTGCATTTATTCCAATGGACTAGTGGCTGGAGCAGGAGCCATCCGGGACAGGGACG GCCTGGAGAGTCTGCGGAAGAGGTCCCTCTGTACGGGAATCTGCATTATCTGCAGACCG GACGGCTGTCTCAAGAACCGGGGCCAGACCAACAGGATCCAACACTTGGAGGCCCTGCCAGG GCTGCAGAGGAGGTGATGTGCTATACCAGCCTGCAGCTGCGGCCTCCTCAGGGCCGGATCCCCAGCCCTGGAAGCCCCATCAAGTACTCGGAGGTGGTGCTGGACCCTGAGCCAAAGCCCCAGGCCTCGAGCCCTGACCCGGAGCTCTACGCCTCAGTGTGTGCCCAGACCCGCAGAGCCCGGGCTTCCTTTCCAGACCAGGCCTACGCCAACAGCCAGCCTGCACCCAGCTGA
- the CCDC107 gene encoding coiled-coil domain-containing protein 107 isoform X1 has translation MASVVSLAGSLGLLLVSALPEVLGDRPNPDRRAHPGDAAQVSPGATETRRRPPPKNQRERAWAGALPLGALYTAAAVAFVLYKCLQQGNEATFLQEEAGKKDSLQSEQQLAQLTQQLAQTEQHLNSLMAQLEPLFERVTTLAGAQQELLHMKLQAIHQLLQESKPNKGVEVPEPEASTPFPEDLCIEEDEEEAGDSQAWEEPLNWSTGTRNLATPREMEQGLRRRCQKAAAKGPVTAHNGKEGQQLTV, from the exons ATGGCGAGCGTGGTGTCGCTCGCGGGTTCGCTGGGGCTGCTACTTGTGTCTGCGCTGCCCGAGGTGCTCGGAGACCGCCCCAACCCCGACCGCCGGGCACACCCAG GGGACGCCGCCCAGGTTAGCCCTGGGGCTACGGAAACCCGGAGGCGGCCGCCGCCCAAAAACCAGCGCGAGCGGGCCTGGGCCGGGGCGCTGCCCTTGGGGGCGCTGTACACCGCAGCCGCCGTGGCTTTTGTGCTGTACAAGTGTTTACAG CAGGGAAATGAGGCTACTTTTCTCCAAGAGGAGGCAGGCAAGAAGGATTCACTGCAGTCAG AGCAACAGCTGGCCCAGCTGACACAACAGCTGGCCCAGACAGAACAACACCTGAACAGTCTGATGGCCCAGTTGGAGCCCCTTTTTGAGCG TGTGACTACCCTGGCTGGAGCCCAGCAGGAGCTTTTGCACATGAAGCTACAGGCCATCCACCAGCTGCTACAAGAGAGCAAACCAAACAAGGGTGTGGAGGTTCCAGAACCAG AGGCCAGCACACCCTTTCCTGAGGACTTATGTATAGAGGAGGACGAGGAAGAGGCTGGTGACAGTCAGGCCTGGGAGGAGCCCCTAAACTGGAGCACAGGGACGAGGAACCTAGCTACTCCCAGGGAGATGGAGCAGGGGCTAAGGAGAAGATGCCAGAAGGCTGCAGCAAAGGGCCCAGTCACAGCCCACAATGGGAAGGAGGGACAACAGCTGACAGTTTAG
- the CCDC107 gene encoding coiled-coil domain-containing protein 107 isoform X2, giving the protein MASVVSLAGSLGLLLVSALPEVLGDRPNPDRRAHPGDAAQVSPGATETRRRPPPKNQRERAWAGALPLGALYTAAAVAFVLYKCLQGNEATFLQEEAGKKDSLQSEQQLAQLTQQLAQTEQHLNSLMAQLEPLFERVTTLAGAQQELLHMKLQAIHQLLQESKPNKGVEVPEPEASTPFPEDLCIEEDEEEAGDSQAWEEPLNWSTGTRNLATPREMEQGLRRRCQKAAAKGPVTAHNGKEGQQLTV; this is encoded by the exons ATGGCGAGCGTGGTGTCGCTCGCGGGTTCGCTGGGGCTGCTACTTGTGTCTGCGCTGCCCGAGGTGCTCGGAGACCGCCCCAACCCCGACCGCCGGGCACACCCAG GGGACGCCGCCCAGGTTAGCCCTGGGGCTACGGAAACCCGGAGGCGGCCGCCGCCCAAAAACCAGCGCGAGCGGGCCTGGGCCGGGGCGCTGCCCTTGGGGGCGCTGTACACCGCAGCCGCCGTGGCTTTTGTGCTGTACAAGTGTTTACAG GGAAATGAGGCTACTTTTCTCCAAGAGGAGGCAGGCAAGAAGGATTCACTGCAGTCAG AGCAACAGCTGGCCCAGCTGACACAACAGCTGGCCCAGACAGAACAACACCTGAACAGTCTGATGGCCCAGTTGGAGCCCCTTTTTGAGCG TGTGACTACCCTGGCTGGAGCCCAGCAGGAGCTTTTGCACATGAAGCTACAGGCCATCCACCAGCTGCTACAAGAGAGCAAACCAAACAAGGGTGTGGAGGTTCCAGAACCAG AGGCCAGCACACCCTTTCCTGAGGACTTATGTATAGAGGAGGACGAGGAAGAGGCTGGTGACAGTCAGGCCTGGGAGGAGCCCCTAAACTGGAGCACAGGGACGAGGAACCTAGCTACTCCCAGGGAGATGGAGCAGGGGCTAAGGAGAAGATGCCAGAAGGCTGCAGCAAAGGGCCCAGTCACAGCCCACAATGGGAAGGAGGGACAACAGCTGACAGTTTAG